The Borrelia duttonii Ly sequence CCACGCAATTACTTTTGATGATTTTCGTAAAGAATTGCACAAAAAAACATTCGTCAAAGGCGAAGGCGTTAATGATTTTAAGCAGGTAATACAAAGCCTCATAGCAACTGAATTATTACAAAATACAAACTTTATCAATCAAGCTTATCAGAAAGTTATAGAAAAACTAAAAAATAATGAATCCAGTGTTATGGATTCTATTCTTGGCAAAGTTACTAGTAAACTTGAATATGATTTATCACAGCAAGATACCTTAAATACAAATACTTATTTTTTAGGACTTCACTATTCTTCTTTGAAAAAAATAAAGGTTCAAGAATATCTTACAGGTATTAGTAGCAGCTTCAATGCAAGTAGTACTAGTACCGTACAAGCAAATAGCTATAATAGTAGTAGCCAATCTTATAGAGAATCCGTGTCTATGTATAGTTTGCTAAACAGACGTTATATCTTTGAACTTGGTTCTAATTCACGACAATCTGAAAATGAAGAAATAATTATACAAACAGATAGTTCATATGATAATAAGCCTATTTACTTAATTGTAAAAGTCCAAGTAATGTCTAATTCAACTTCACAAGCTACTAAAAAAGTTAGTATCCAGTACAATAGTTATTCTTCAACTAACAGAACTATATTTACACTTGCTTCCGTACACGGTGGTACATTATTTGAAAATAATATTTTAGAAGGTTGGTACATGCAAAAAAACGTGGGGGGTAATCCTTTGCTTCTCAAATTATAATTTTTATTTTTGCTATATATGATTTTA is a genomic window containing:
- a CDS encoding DUF685 domain-containing protein; amino-acid sequence: MTSQESPEQDTVVRHDDTIEIRNLNRRTSTDPSDLLVLDDGFSSCHAITFDDFRKELHKKTFVKGEGVNDFKQVIQSLIATELLQNTNFINQAYQKVIEKLKNNESSVMDSILGKVTSKLEYDLSQQDTLNTNTYFLGLHYSSLKKIKVQEYLTGISSSFNASSTSTVQANSYNSSSQSYRESVSMYSLLNRRYIFELGSNSRQSENEEIIIQTDSSYDNKPIYLIVKVQVMSNSTSQATKKVSIQYNSYSSTNRTIFTLASVHGGTLFENNILEGWYMQKNVGGNPLLLKL